In the genome of Triticum urartu cultivar G1812 chromosome 5, Tu2.1, whole genome shotgun sequence, one region contains:
- the LOC125507592 gene encoding LOW QUALITY PROTEIN: nucleolar GTP-binding protein 1-like (The sequence of the model RefSeq protein was modified relative to this genomic sequence to represent the inferred CDS: inserted 2 bases in 2 codons) — protein MVQYNFKKITVVPPGKDFIDIILSRTQRQTPTVVHKGYAINRIRQFYMRKVRYTQQNFYEKLSTIIDEFPRLDDIHPFYGDLLHVLYNKDHYKLALGQINTARNIIAKISKDYLRLLKYGDTLYRCKCLKVAALGRMCTVLKRISPSLAYLEQIRQHMARLPSIDPNTRTILICGYPNVGKSSFMNKVTRADVDVQPYAFTTKSLFVGHADYKYLRYQVIDTPGILDRPFEDRNIIEMCSITALAHLRAAVLFFLDISGSCXYTIAQQAALFHSIKSLFMNKPLVIVCNKTDLQPLDGLSEEDMKLVMEMKSEAMKTIPQGGDPSEEGVLLTMSALTDEGVMAVKNAACERLLEQRVEIKMKSKRINDCLNRFHVAMPKPRDNRDRPTCIPQAVLEAQAIAAAKEKKKLERDLENENGGAGVYSASLKKHYLLANDEWKEDILPEILDGHNVADFLDPDILERCEELERGEGLRLEEEAAQDAXMIDGHDELTEEQREILGKIRKKKAMLIQEHRMKKSTAESRPIVPRKHDKDRKFTTKRLGRQLTSMGVDPTAAVNRLRSQSRGRKRERSLSKADGDAMDVDGQHSDKKLRTRSRSRSKSRPIEEVVPGEGLRDTAQKKKAIKKSRDSVKNRNKEARRGEADRVIPTLKPKHLFSGKRGIGKTSRR, from the exons ATGGTGCAGTATAATTTCAAGAAAATCACTGTTGTCCCTCCTGGGAAGGACTTCATTGACATAATCTTGTCCCGCACTCAGAGGCAAACACCAACTGTTGTCCACAAGGGCTATGCTATCAACCGCATCCGCCAGTTCTATATGCGCAAGGTTCGCTATACTCAGCAGAACTTCTATGAGAAGCTCTCCACCATCATCGATGAGTTCCCCCGACTGGATGACATCCACCCTTTCTACGGCGATCTCCTTCATGTGCTCTACAACAAGGATCACTATAAACTTGCCTTGGGCCAGATCAATACGGCCAGGAATATCATTGCAAAGATCTCCAAGGACTATTTGAGGCTGCTCAAGTATGGAGACACGCTGTACCGGTGCAAGTGCCTGAAGGTTGCTGCACTAGGTCGCATGTGTACTGTTCTAAAGCGCATCAGTCCTAGTTTGGCATACCTGGAGCAGATCAGGCAGCACATGGCCAGGCTTCCATCAATTGACCCAAACACCCGTACGATCTTGATTTGTGGCTATCCAAATGTTGGGAAGAGCTCTTTTATGAACAAGGTTACAAGGGCTGATGTGGACGTACAGCCTTATGCCTTCACAACAAAATCCCTTTTTGTTGGTCATGCAGATTACAAGTATCTGCGGTACCAAGTGATTGACACTCCAGGGATCCTTGATCGGCCTTTTGAGGACAGGAACATCATAGAAATGTGCAGTATCACCGCTCTTGCCCACTTGAGGGCTGCCGTGCTGTTCTTCTTGGACATCTCTGGTTCTT GGTACACTATTGCTCAGCAAGCTGCACTCTTCCACAGTATAAAATCCTTGTTCATGAATAAGCCTCTAGTCATTGTGTGCAACAAGACTGATTTGCAGCCGCTGGATGGGCTTTCTGAAGAGGACATGAAGCTGGTAATGGAGATGAAGTCAGAGGCTATGAAGACTATACCTCAAGGTGGAGATCCTAGTGAAGAGGGTGTTTTGTTGACTATGAGTGCTTTAACAGATGAGGGTGTGATGGCTGTTAAAAATGCTGCATGTGAGAGGCTTCTTGAGCAGAGGGTGGAGATCAAGATGAAATCAAAGAGGATCAATGACTGCTTAAATAGGTTTCATGTTGCTATGCCCAAGCCTCGTGATAACAGAGATAGGCCTACTTGCATTCCTCAGGCTGTTCTTGAAGCTCAAGCAATTGCTGCTGCAAAGGAAAAGAAGAAACTTGAGAGGGACCTTGAGAATGAGAATGGAGGCGCTGGTGTCTATTCCGCCAGTCTCAAGAAGCATTACTTATTAGCCAATGATGAATGGAAGGAAGATATTCTCCCTGAGATATTGGATGGGCATAATGTTGCTGATTTCCTAGATCCGGATATCTTGGAAAGGTGTGAAGAACTGGAAAGGGGGGAGGGTCTTCGTCTTGAAGAAGAAGCTGCTCAGGATG TTATGATTGATGGCCATGACGAGTTAACTGAAGAACAGCGTGAGATATTGGGTAAGATTAGGAAGAAGAAGGCAATGCTCATCCAAGAGCATAGGATGAAGAAGAGTACTGCAGAGAGCCGTCCTATTGTTCCAAGGAAGCACGACAAAGATAGGAAATTCACAACCAAGAGATTGGGCAGGCAACTCACATCCATGGGCGTTGATCCTACTGCGGCTGTGAACCGACTTCGCAGCCAGTCAAGAGGCCGTAAGCGTGAGAGGTCACTGAGCAAAGCTGATGGTGATGCTATGGACGTTGATGGCCAGCATTCCGACAAGAAACTGCGTACAAGGTCAAGGTCTAGGTCCAAGTCACGACCAATTGAAGAGGTTGTGCCAGGTGAAGGGCTCAGGGACACTGCTCAAAAGAAGAAGGCCATCAAGAAATCAAGGGACTCTGTGAAGAACAGGAATAAGGAGGCTCGGCGTGGAGAGGCGGACCGTGTCATCCCCACCTTGAAACCAAAGCATCTCTTCTCTGGGAAACGAGGCATTGGAAAGACCAGCAGGCGATAA